Proteins encoded together in one Ipomoea triloba cultivar NCNSP0323 chromosome 4, ASM357664v1 window:
- the LOC116017456 gene encoding kiwellin-like translates to MANLALISLCIFAIFVGFSLQGNALSDCNGPCTTLNDCSGELICIDGKCNDDPDVGTNICGGGSTPTPGDCEPVGSMTCNGETKPTYQCSPPVTSSTAATLTLNDFSEGGDGGAPSECDGQFHDNGERVVALSTGWYSGGSRCGKTIRITASNGRSTTATVVDECDSMHGCDEEHAGQLPCDNNIVDGSAAVWDALGLDQDLGRVPVTWAMA, encoded by the exons ATGGCAAATCTTGCTCTTATTTCTCTCTGCATTTTCGCAATTTTCGTCGGTTTTTCACTCCAAGGAAATGCACTTTCCGACTGCAACGGCCCCTGCACAACCTTGAACGATTGTTCCGGCGAGCTAATTTGCATCGACGGGAAGTGCAACGACGACCCCGACGTCGGAACAAATATCTGCGGAGGGGGCTCTACTCCAACTCCCGGCGACTGTGAACCGGTGGGGAGTATGACGTGCAACGGCGAGACCAAGCCTACCTACCAGTGCTCGCCTCCGGTGACGTCCTCTACGGCCGCCACACTCACCCTCAACGACTTCAGTGAAGGCGGCGACGGCGGCGCGCCGTCGGAATGCGACGGGCAGTTCCACGACAATGGCGAAAGAGTAGTGGCGCTGTCCACCGGGTGGTACTCGGGAGGGTCTAG GTGCGGGAAGACGATTCGCATCACGGCGAGTAACGGGAGGAGCACGACGGCGACGGTGGTGGATGAATGTGACTCGATGCACGGATGCGACGAGGAGCATGCAGGACAGTTGCCGTGCGATAACAACATCGTTGATGGGTCGGCGGCCGTTTGGGATGCTTTGGGCCTAGATCAAGATTTGGGCCGAGTCCCTGTTACATGGGCCATGGCCTAA
- the LOC116015360 gene encoding lysM domain receptor-like kinase 3 — MCRTKMAVDASSPARSPAARLSSRTSGFSSRNRNAHSRSSDQPASTSTSAPYDSSSTFSSGFRLDSSVATASVSSSLSSLRQSLPENPQIYDFSEIRAATNNFLSKRYSSTSSSQSWRCMLYGKEVIIFQRIIRRSMEKSGLRSNLSVICRSHNRSIIKLLGASISGDQIYLVYEFVPGSNLALCLRNPRNPSYTVLSTWMSRMQIATDVAQGLDYIHNMTGLGLNLVHKHVKSSGIVIIEPSLNARICHFGAAELCGETEISPIASDEITEEPPSPELRRSRTRNQQFEGVKGYMSPEFQLTGLATQKSDVYAFGVVLMELFSGEEPVKYKFDKSSGEYVRISVVETARDAIAGGGEAAERGLRQWVDRRLNDSFPVSVAEKVIQLALDCVHVEPDKRPDMRRVSGKISKLFLESEMWSKRVKVPTEISVSLAPR, encoded by the coding sequence ATGTGTAGAACTAAAATGGCCGTCGACGCTTCATCGCCGGCACGCAGCCCAGCAGCAAGGCTATCCTCTCGGACTTCTGGTTTCTCCTCCAGGAATAGGAACGCGCATTCCAGATCATCAGATCAACCAGCCAGCACTAGCACCTCCGCGCCGTATGATTCCAGTTCTACTTTCTCTTCCGGCTTCCGACTCGATAGCTCAGTCGCCACCGCGTCCGTTTCTAGCTCCTTGTCTAGCCTCCGGCAATCGCTACCGGAAAATCCTCAGATTTATGATTTTTCTGAAATTCGAGCTGCTACGAACAATTTCCTCTCCAAGCGGTACTCCTCCACCTCCTCTTCGCAATCGTGGCGGTGCATGCTGTACGGCAAGGAAGTCATCATATTCCAGCGGATAATCCGGAGATCGATGGAGAAATCGGGACTAAGATCTAATTTATCGGTTATTTGTAGGAGCCATAACCGGAGTATTATCAAACTCCTCGGCGCGTCGATCTCCGGCGATCAAATTTACCTAGTTTACGAATTTGTTCCTGGCTCAAACCTCGCTCTGTGTCTTCGAAACCCTAGAAACCCTAGCTACACGGTGCTCTCGACTTGGATGTCGAGAATGCAGATCGCTACCGATGTTGCTCAGGGTTTAGATTACATACACAATATGACGGGATTGGGGTTGAACTTGGTTCACAAGCACGTGAAGAGCAGCGGCATTGTCATCATAGAGCCGTCGCTCAACGCAAGGATCTGTCATTTCGGAGCGGCGGAGCTCTGCGGTGAGACAGAGATCTCGCCTATCGCCAGCGATGAGATCACGGAGGAGCCGCCATCGCCGGAATTGAGGAGATCTAGGACACGGAACCAGCAGTTCGAAGGCGTGAAGGGGTACATGTCTCCGGAATTTCAGCTCACTGGTCTTGCGACGCAGAAATCCGATGTATATGCATTCGGAGTTGTGCTTATGGAACTTTTCTCCGGCGAGGAGCCGGTGAAGTACAAATTTGATAAATCGAGTGGAGAATACGTGCGAATTTCAGTTGTGGAGACAGCCAGAGATGCGATTGCTGGCGGCGGCGAAGCGGCGGAGAGGGGGCTGAGACAGTGGGTGGACCGGAGGCTGAATGACTCGTTTCCGGTGAGTGTGGCTGAGAAGGTGATCCAACTAGCTTTAGATTGCGTCCACGTGGAGCCAGATAAGCGGCCCGATATGCGCCGCGTGTCCGGTAAAATATCGAAACTGTTTCTAGAGTCCGAAATGTGGTCAAAGCGGGTTAAAGTTCCTACCGAAATATCAGTATCATTAGCACCTCGTTGA
- the LOC116015258 gene encoding phosphatidylinositol N-acetylglucosaminyltransferase subunit A, with amino-acid sequence MDELEKHSILMVSDFFYPNFGGVENHIYYLSQCLMKRGHKVVVMTHAYKNRSGVRYMTGGLKVYYVPWKPFLMQNTLPTFYGTLPIIRTILIREKITLVHGHQAFSTLCHEALMHARTMGYKVVFTDHSLYGFADVGSIHMNKVLQFTLADVTQAICVSHTSKENTVLRSGLPPEKVYVIPNAVDTAMFKPAPEKLSQEEIVIVVISRLVYRKGADLLVEVIPEVCRLYPNVRFIVGGDGPKRVRLEEMREKHSLQDRVEMLGAVPHAKVQSVLITGHIFLNSSLTEAFCIAILEAASCGLLTVSTRVGGVPEVLPDDMVVLAEPDPSDMVQAITKAIHMLPQIDPIVMHNRMKKLYSWHDVAKRTEIVYDRALKHSNPPLLERLSRYLTCGAWAGKLFCIVMIIDFLLWRLLQLWQPDNEIEVVPDICLMNSQHDTNKDESNT; translated from the exons ATGGATGAGCTCGAGAAGCATAGTATCTTGATGGTGTCAGATTTTTTCTATCCCAATTTTGGTGGGGTTGAGAATCACATTTATTATCTATCTCAATGCTTGATGAAGCGGGGCCATAAG GTGGTTGTTATGACTCACGCCTATAAAAATCGCTCTGGAGTGAGATATATGACGGGTGGGTTGAAAGTTTACTATGTGCCATGGAAGCCTTTTCTTATGCAGAATACACTACCCACTTTTTATGGTACACTTCCTATCATAAGGACTATTCTAATTCGGGAAAAGATAACTTTGGTTCATGGACATCAAGCCTTCTCTACTCTATGCCATGAAGCTCTGATGCATGCACGTACAATGGGTTACAAAGTTGTATTCACTGATCATTCTCTTTATGGATTTGCTGATGTGGGAAGCATTCACATGAACAAGGTATTGCAATTTACTCTAGCTGATGTAACCCAGGCTATCTGTGTGTCTCACACAAGCAAAGAAAACACAGTCTTAAGATCAGGGCTGCCACCGGAAAAGGTTTATGTCATTCCAAATGCCGTAGACACTGCAATGTTCAAACCTGCTCCAGAAAAGCTTAGTcaggaggaaattgttatagTTGTGATAAGTAGATTAGTTTACAGGAAAGGGGCAGATTTACTAGTTGAAGTTATCCCTGAAGTATGCCGCTTGTATCCCAAT GTTCGCTTCATTGTTGGAGGAGATGGACCTAAACGAGTGCGCCTGGAAGAGATGAGGGAAAAGCACTCTCTTCAAGATCGAGTTGAGATGTTGGGAGCAGTGCCACATGCCAAAGTGCAGTCAGTGTTAATAACTGGCCATATTTTCTTGAACAG TTCTTTAACAGAAGCATTTTGCATAGCTATATTAGAAGCTGCAAGTTGTGGGTTGCTGACAGTTAGCACACGTGTTGGAGGAGTTCCAGAG GTTCTTCCAGATGATATGGTTGTTCTTGCAGAGCCAGATCCTAGTGATATGGTACAAGCAATCACAAAGGCAATACACATGCTTCCCCAGATTGATCCAATAGTCATGCACAACCGT ATGAAGAAACTATATAGCTGGCATGATGTTGCCAAGAGGACAGAGATTGTGTATGATCGTGCTCTAAAACACTCAAATCCTCCACTATTGGAGCGATTATCTAG GTATCTTACTTGTGGAGCTTGGGCAGGCAAACTGTTTTGCATAGTTATGATAATTGACTTCTTGCTCTGGCGTCTCTTGCAACTATGGCAG CCTGACAACGAGATTGAGGTGGTGCCTGATATTTGTTTGATGAATTCTCAACATGACACCAACAAGGATGAAAGCAATACATGA